A stretch of the Candidatus Jettenia sp. AMX2 genome encodes the following:
- a CDS encoding DUF3883 domain-containing protein: protein MSMPCFVGMIKVKPVEKIDKGMQSDAEIEKIGMEIATKYERENGRTPEDVSAENLGFDIRSTDKSGAIRYIEVKIRAASGCIALTQNEWFRFKAKCFKNDYYLYAIMNAVEKMKTNLLT from the coding sequence ATGAGTATGCCTTGTTTTGTGGGAATGATAAAGGTCAAACCTGTCGAAAAGATTGATAAAGGGATGCAGAGCGATGCCGAAATTGAAAAGATTGGCATGGAGATAGCCACAAAATATGAGAGGGAAAATGGAAGAACACCCGAAGACGTATCTGCCGAAAATTTAGGTTTCGATATCCGTTCCACTGATAAGAGTGGCGCTATTCGATATATTGAAGTAAAAATACGGGCAGCATCAGGATGCATTGCCCTGACGCAGAACGAGTGGTTTAGGTTTAAGGCAAAATGTTTCAAAAACGATTACTACCTTTATGCCATTATGAATGCCGTAGAAAAAATGAAGACGAATTTATTGACATGA